In the genome of Microcoleus vaginatus PCC 9802, the window CCAGAGGACATCCGTCAATTGGAAAAGCCGGCTTTTTATGAGATTCTAACATGGATGTCGTGGCAACTTTTCTACAGTGGCTATCCGGTGCAAGCAGTAGATTATTACCAAAAATCTTTCCTTTATACTCCTTACTCGCCAGAAAAAACAGTAATAGATTGGCTTGGCCGTCTGACTGCAATTTCTAAATCTTACGGAATTGACCCCGACACTCAGTCTTTAAGAAACTTACCAGAATGGAAAAAGTTAATGGTTAACATACTTCCCCAAAAAATAGTCAGAGTCAGCGTCATCATTCCCACTTACAACAGCGATAGCTACATTGTCAAATCCGTAGAGAGTGTTCTCAGCCAGACTTATCAAAACTGGGAAATTATCGTCATAGACGATGGTTCAACTGACAACACTCGCCAAGTTTTAGCACCTTACCTCGATTTAATTCAATACATATATCAAGATAACCAAGGAGCAGCAATTGCTCGGAATCATGCTTGTAAGTTAGCCCAAGGGGAATTCTTAGCTTTTCTAGATGCTGACGACTTCTTCTTACCAGAAAAACTAGAAAAACAAGTAGCTTGTTTTGACGCTGATCCCACATTAGATTTGGTGCAAACAGGTTGGCAGATAGTTGGCGACAACGACGAAGCCATCTATGGAGTAAAGCCTTGGGAAGAAGAACCAAAATTAGATTTAGAAGCCTTTGTTTTCTACAAATCAGTGCGTCCCAGCGCCATGATGCTGCGGCGAGAGTGGTGGGAACGCTTGGGAGGTTTCGATCCTCGCTTGCCGCCAACCGAAGATTTAGATTTTGTCCTACGTTTAGCTTTAAAAGGCTGCAAGTCAGTTTGGTTAAAAGAGATATTAACCTGCTATCGTCAGCACGACAGCAATATCATGTCCAACGGCTCCAAATTAATGAAAAATACGGAAATTTTGATGGAGCAGTTTTTCGCTCGGCCAGACTTACCTCAGCACATCCGTGACTTGAAACGCGCGGAACGTTACAAGTGTTTAGTATGGATAGCATGGCGGATGTACCGCGACGGATATTTGCCAGAAATGGTCGAAAGTCTAGAAAAATCTCTGCATTACACTCGTTTGACAGGTACTGAAACTGTTTTTAATTGGTTGGAAACTTTTAAGGGAGTTTCGGAACAGTACGGCTACAACTTTGATGCCTATGCCTTAACTAATTTACAGGAATGGCAAGACATAGTGGCGATCGCAGCCAACAATCCTTATCAGTTTCAATCGGCTCCCAGTTCGACTTCTCGGCAGCCAACAAAGCACGTACTCCTGTACACAGAAGACTCAGGAGTCGGCGGTTTGGCTCAGTTTAACCACTCGCTGATGTGTAAATTAGCTGCGGAGGGCTACCGAGTTACCAGCGTTCAAAGTCAAGCTTCTAATCCTTTAATTACCGAACAAAAACAGCTAGGTATCGAACATCTTTGGCTAGAGTTCGACACGATGAAAGAGTTTTTGCGAATTGCTTACAATTTAGATGATGCTAAAAAGATTTACGCCCAGGCTCGACCGGATTTAATTATATTTAGTGACGGCTGGCCGATGGCTAACTTTGCAGCCAAACAAGTTGCGATCGAGCAAAATATACCATACATAATCAGTCTGGGTTATATCAATCGCAATTATGAAACCTTCGATCGCGGCGATCAAATTCCCTATTTCGATGCAGTGGCCTACCAGTACATGGTAGCCAAAGCAGCAGTAGCTGTTTCGCACGAGAATTTAAACTTGTTCCAAAGTCTATTTAAAGCGCGTCTAGAACGGGGAAAAGTAATCTATTATGGCAGACCAAATAGTTATTTTGAGCCACCGAATCTTTTCACTCGCCAACGCCTGCGTCAAGAACTAGGAATCCCCGAAAATGCTGTTGTTTGTTTCACGGCGGCGAGATTGACTCCAATTAAAGGATATCAGTATCAATTGCAGGCGATCGCCCAATTAAAAAATCGTCCAATATGGCCCCACATTTACTTTGTTTGGGCGGGTCCTGGGTCTACTACTCACGACAATATGGAACCTGAATTAAGAGCAACTGTGAGCCAATTGGGAGTAGGAGAACAGGTTAAATTCTTAGGACAGCGCTGGGATATTGCCGATTGGCTAGACGCCAGCGACATCTTTATTTTATCTTCCGAAGCTGAGGGAATGCCACTAGCAATTATGGAAGCCATGGCGAAAGGATTGCCCGTAATTGCCACAGCAGTCAGCGGGATTCCTGAAGAATTGGGAGACACGGGAAAGTTGCTCCCCGATCCTACCATCGACCCAGCAGGAACCGTAAAAGAGTTGGTAGAAACGGTGGAAATATGGGCCGAAAATCCCGAATCGCGCAGGCTTGCAGGACAAGCGTGCAAAGCGCGAGCCCAAGAACTATTCAAAGAAGAACGGATGCTTCGGGAATATGAAGAAATAATTGAACAGGCATTTGTAAGTGATGATGAGAGCGACAGTTTCTCTATTAGTCCGAAACTCCAAAAGCAGGTGCAGCAAGTGGATAGACTGCTGAAATACTATTATTTAGTGTGGAAGGCTTGGGAGGCTTACGCTCGGGGAGATATGTCCGAGATGGTGAATAATTTGCAATCTGCTTGGGCCTGCACACCTTATTTTACCACAGAAACAATCTTTGATTGGGTGAAAAATTTTGGCATTTTTGCTGTGGAAAAAGGGATTAATTTCGATGCCAACGAGCTGATCAACTCCCGATCGTGGCAACAAGTGATAGAATCAATACAGGGTTTTGAAGTGTTGTCTTCTGTTCGTTAAAATTCTTATTTGTAAGTTGCTAGTAAGGAGTTGATTTCTGATTGATTAAAGAGAGGACTAAACTCCTGACTAGGAATTTACTAATGTTTAACTGGTTCCTAGGCTCG includes:
- a CDS encoding glycosyltransferase yields the protein MPMANSTPRVSVIIPAYNGDRYIGQAVESVISQTYKNWEIIVIDDGSTDDTRQALEPYFDKIRYVYQENQGVATARNRGIEESRGELIAFLDQDDFFLSDKLAGQVALFDAQPSLGIVNSGWRMVKDQGESIFDVTPWEYLPQLDLKTWIVYMPLLPSAMMFSRQWLERVGGFDSQYDSVDDADLILRLALSGCEAAWLPQVTVCYRQHGQNVSIQKAQKQANLAIKLKQNLFARSDLPEDIRQLEKPAFYEILTWMSWQLFYSGYPVQAVDYYQKSFLYTPYSPEKTVIDWLGRLTAISKSYGIDPDTQSLRNLPEWKKLMVNILPQKIVRVSVIIPTYNSDSYIVKSVESVLSQTYQNWEIIVIDDGSTDNTRQVLAPYLDLIQYIYQDNQGAAIARNHACKLAQGEFLAFLDADDFFLPEKLEKQVACFDADPTLDLVQTGWQIVGDNDEAIYGVKPWEEEPKLDLEAFVFYKSVRPSAMMLRREWWERLGGFDPRLPPTEDLDFVLRLALKGCKSVWLKEILTCYRQHDSNIMSNGSKLMKNTEILMEQFFARPDLPQHIRDLKRAERYKCLVWIAWRMYRDGYLPEMVESLEKSLHYTRLTGTETVFNWLETFKGVSEQYGYNFDAYALTNLQEWQDIVAIAANNPYQFQSAPSSTSRQPTKHVLLYTEDSGVGGLAQFNHSLMCKLAAEGYRVTSVQSQASNPLITEQKQLGIEHLWLEFDTMKEFLRIAYNLDDAKKIYAQARPDLIIFSDGWPMANFAAKQVAIEQNIPYIISLGYINRNYETFDRGDQIPYFDAVAYQYMVAKAAVAVSHENLNLFQSLFKARLERGKVIYYGRPNSYFEPPNLFTRQRLRQELGIPENAVVCFTAARLTPIKGYQYQLQAIAQLKNRPIWPHIYFVWAGPGSTTHDNMEPELRATVSQLGVGEQVKFLGQRWDIADWLDASDIFILSSEAEGMPLAIMEAMAKGLPVIATAVSGIPEELGDTGKLLPDPTIDPAGTVKELVETVEIWAENPESRRLAGQACKARAQELFKEERMLREYEEIIEQAFVSDDESDSFSISPKLQKQVQQVDRLLKYYYLVWKAWEAYARGDMSEMVNNLQSAWACTPYFTTETIFDWVKNFGIFAVEKGINFDANELINSRSWQQVIESIQGFEVLSSVR